A single genomic interval of Lewinellaceae bacterium harbors:
- a CDS encoding asparagine synthetase B produces the protein MKKIAVILIMAFMALQARAAYILIPMDADSQKDHLKAYGITYWVLAGGSEAWWLLNYRGGSFAFPHNRVFEKECLTRGVSYEIIADGQFNKILEDISNPEVNMEAMKLEKAPKIAVYTPDVNAKGEKIQPWDDAVTLVLTYAEIPYETIYDTEVLTDQLVKYDWLHLHHEDFTGQYGRFYRSYHNQPWYRENQRRMEELASMHGFSKVSQLKLAVVKKIKEYVIGGGFMFAMCSATDTYDIALAAEGVDICAEMYDGDPMDPNAQSKLDFTTTFAFENFQLSRNPLEYEYSTIDHSRGRNVNPEQDYFTLFDFSAKWDPVPTMLTQNHTRTVKGFMGQTTAFQKEFIKSNVLIMGENKPAQEARYIHNNYGQGFWTFYGGHDPEDYRHYVHDPETDLSLHPNSPGYRLILNNVLFPAAKKKKRKT, from the coding sequence ATGAAAAAAATAGCCGTTATTCTGATCATGGCCTTTATGGCGCTGCAGGCGCGCGCCGCCTATATCCTCATACCCATGGACGCGGATTCCCAGAAAGACCACCTCAAAGCCTACGGCATTACCTATTGGGTGCTGGCCGGCGGGTCGGAGGCCTGGTGGCTGCTCAATTACCGGGGAGGCAGTTTTGCTTTCCCGCACAACCGCGTATTCGAAAAGGAATGCCTGACCCGAGGCGTCAGCTACGAGATCATTGCCGACGGCCAGTTCAACAAGATCCTGGAGGATATTTCCAACCCCGAGGTGAATATGGAGGCCATGAAGCTGGAAAAAGCCCCCAAAATTGCCGTATACACGCCGGACGTCAACGCCAAAGGCGAAAAAATCCAGCCCTGGGACGATGCCGTTACCCTGGTGCTTACCTACGCCGAAATCCCCTACGAAACCATCTACGACACGGAGGTGCTCACCGACCAGTTGGTCAAGTACGACTGGCTGCACCTGCACCACGAAGATTTTACCGGCCAGTATGGCCGCTTTTACCGTTCCTACCACAACCAGCCCTGGTACCGCGAAAACCAGCGCCGCATGGAAGAGCTGGCCAGCATGCACGGCTTCAGCAAGGTGTCTCAGCTGAAACTGGCGGTGGTGAAAAAGATCAAAGAGTACGTCATCGGCGGCGGTTTCATGTTCGCCATGTGTTCGGCTACCGATACTTACGACATCGCCCTGGCGGCCGAAGGAGTGGACATCTGCGCCGAAATGTACGATGGCGACCCCATGGACCCCAATGCCCAGTCTAAGCTGGATTTCACCACTACCTTCGCCTTCGAAAATTTCCAGCTTTCCCGAAACCCCCTAGAATACGAATACTCCACCATCGACCACAGCCGGGGCCGCAACGTCAATCCCGAACAGGATTATTTCACCCTTTTTGATTTTTCCGCCAAGTGGGATCCCGTGCCCACCATGCTCACGCAGAACCACACCCGGACAGTCAAAGGGTTTATGGGCCAAACCACTGCCTTCCAGAAGGAATTCATCAAGTCCAACGTCCTGATCATGGGAGAAAACAAACCGGCTCAGGAAGCTCGTTATATTCACAACAACTACGGACAGGGGTTCTGGACCTTCTACGGCGGCCACGACCCCGAGGACTACCGCCACTACGTCCACGACCCGGAGACCGACCTCAGCCTGCACCCTAATTCCCCGGGCTACCGCCTCATACTGAACAATGTCTTGTTCCCGGCGGCGAAGAAGAAAAAACGCAAAACTTAG